From Zingiber officinale cultivar Zhangliang chromosome 5B, Zo_v1.1, whole genome shotgun sequence, the proteins below share one genomic window:
- the LOC121984903 gene encoding protein HOTHEAD-like: MASKKEELLIRMLLLLSVLISSQGSEFTNVRKRHPYLKEASSFSSSSERGYDYIIVGGGTAGCPLAATFSQKFKVLLLERGSSPYGNLNVSHLQNFHISLADTSPSSPSQPFISTDGVINTRARVLGGGSCINAGFYTRASPSYVNAAGWDAQLVNESYPWVEKRVVFWPKIAPWQAALRDGLLEAGVSPFNGYTYDHLYGTKVGGTIFDRKGFRHTAADLLAAGNPKNLNVLLHATVQKIVFNTQGAKPKAIGVVFKDENGRRHEATIKNGAGEVILSSGAIGSPQLLLLSGIGPRKDLEKMKIPLILDNQYVGKGMSDNPMNTIFIPTKKPVRQSLVETVGITKMGTFIEATSGFSQSSDSIRYHHGIMSGEIGQLSTIPPKQRTLEAAQKYARNKRNLPWEAFRGGFILEKIDGPFSTGELRLVDAEVDTTPSVTFNYFSDLRDLRRCVRGIRTIERIVRTSHIAALTGDDEYSMATLLNMSVQANLNMVPKHTNDTASVEQFCRDTVITIWHYHGGAHVGKVVDKDYRVVGVGGLRVIDGSTFIKSPGTNPQATVMMLGRYMGVKIVRERLGRATRV; the protein is encoded by the exons ATCATCCCaag GTAGTGAGTTCACCAACGTGAGAAAGAGGCACCCTTATCTGAAGGAAGCAAGCAGCTTTTCATCCTCATCAGAAAGAGGATATGACTACATCATAGTGGGAGGCGGAACAGCAGGGTGTCCGCTGGCTGCCACCTTCTCACAAAAGTTCAAGGTTCTGCTGCTTGAGAGAGGAAGCTCTCCGTATGGCAACCTCAACGTCTCCCACTTGCAGAACTTCCACATCTCTCTAGCGGATACCTCCCCATCTTCTCCTTCACAGCCATTCATTTCTACTGATGGGGTCATCAATACCCGAGCTAGAGTCCTGGGTGGTGGGAGTTGCATCAATGCTGGCTTCTACACTAGGGCCAGCCCAAG TTATGTGAATGCAGCAGGGTGGGATGCTCAGTTAGTAAATGAGTCATATCCTTGGGTGGAGAAGAGGGTAGTTTTCTGGCCAAAAATTGCACCATGGCAAGCTGCACTAAGGGATGGGTTGCTGGAGGCTGGAGTCTCACCTTTCAATGGATATACCTACGACCATTTGTACGGGACCAAGGTTGGCGGCACCATTTTTGATAGGAAAGGTTTCCGGCACACTGCTGCTGATCTACTTGCAGCCGGGAACCCCAAAAACCTCAACGTCTTGCTTCACGCCACTGTGCAAAAGATTGTTTTCAATACTCAAG GAGCAAAACCAAAGGCAATAGGAGTGGTGTTCAAGGACGAGAATGGCCGGCGACATGAAGCAACCATCAAGAATGGAGCAGGCGAAGTAATATTGTCCTCTGGCGCGATAGGAAGTCCTCAGCTTTTGCTTCTAAGCGGGATTGGCCCCCGGAAGGACCTGGAGAAGATGAAGATTCCGCTGATTCTCGACAACCAATATGTGGGGAAAGGTATGTCGGATAACCCCATGAACACCATCTTCATTCCGACGAAGAAGCCGGTGCGGCAATCCCTCGTGGAGACGGTGGGCATCACCAAGATGGGGACTTTCATTGAAGCCACCAGCGGCTTCAGCCAATCCTCCGACAGCATCCGCTATCACCACGGCATAATGTCCGGCGAG ATAGGGCAGCTCTCCACCATCCCCCCAAAGCAGCGAACCCTAGAGGCCGCCCAAAAGTACGCCAGGAACAAGCGGAACCTCCCCTGGGAAGCCTTCCGCGGCGGCTTCATCCTAGAAAAGATCGACGGCCCGTTCTCCACCGGCGAGCTCCGCCTCGTCGACGCCGAAGTCGACACCACCCCCTCCGTGACCTTCAACTACTTCAGCGACCTGCGCGACCTGCGGCGGTGCGTGCGCGGGATACGCACGATCGAGAGGATCGTGCGCACGAGCCACATCGCGGCGCTCACCGGAGACGATGAGTACTCGATGGCGACGCTACTAAACATGAGCGTCCAGGCCAACCTGAACATGGTCCCCAAACACACCAACGACACCGCCTCCGTGGAGCAGTTTTGCAGGGACACCGTGATCACCATCTGGCACTACCACGGCGGCGCTCACGTCGGCAAGGTGGTCGACAAAGACTACAGAGTGGTCGGCGTCGGTGGCCTCAGAGTGATCGACGGTTCCACGTTTATCAAATCCCCGGGAACAAATCCTCAGGCCACCGTCATGATGTTGGGCAG GTACATGGGAGTGAAGATAGTGAGGGAAAGATTGGGAAGGGCAACAAGAGTTTAA